The Amaranthus tricolor cultivar Red isolate AtriRed21 chromosome 6, ASM2621246v1, whole genome shotgun sequence genome has a segment encoding these proteins:
- the LOC130815974 gene encoding uncharacterized protein LOC130815974: MTSRTLRRNKSAFEYSRSSSRGRGSRSSSRGRSSGRSSSRSHQSSVGINFSFNLSDGAAGRDFSLFPWPDHIPFILPPYLFDWIDVIGDGNCGFRAIATTELGGEEAWPLLRRAMSLEMETHREQYARLYLSADSVEEAIFRVGAHNKGPAPYDHWLEATTLYSAATFLNIAIAYYGSADGHPMYNCLVLPLRRTGGMHGVNKLIHILWVNGNHYVQLLMNDDSSPLPPVQQNWRAANNSCADLERQYRNRISLWSRMCNIQRQQHNNTAGDAVNLDSP; encoded by the exons atgacaagcagaaccttgaggagaaacaaaagtgcgttTGAGTACAGTAGATCGTCCTCAAGGGGTCGCGGATCAAGATCATCATCACGCGGGAGATCCAGTGGTAGATCAAGCAGCCGGTCGCATCAatcgtcagttggaattaacttcagtttcaacttatcag ATGGTGcagcaggtcgtgatttttcactttttccgtgGCCAGATCACATTCCATTTATTCTTCCGCCATatctgtttgattggattgatgttataggtgacggtaattgtggatttagagctattgccacCACAGAGTTAGGGGgtgaggaagcatggcctctgttacgacgtgcaatgagtttggaaatggaaacGCATAGAGAACAATATGCACGCTTATATTTATCAGCAGATTCGGTGGAGGAAGCTATATTCAGAGTTGGTGCCCACAATAAAGGACCTGCTCCGTACGATCACTGGTTGGAAGCGACAACACTGTATTCTGCAGCAACATTTTTAAACATAGCAATTGCGTATTATGGCTCTGCGGATGGTCATCCAATGTACAATTGTTTAGTGCTTCCTTTAAGAAGAACAGGGGGAATGCATGGCGtaaataaacttatacatattctttgggtaaacgggaatcattatgttcagcttttaatgaacgatgattcatctccactgccgccagtccaaCAAAATTGGAGAGCAGCTAACAATTCATGTGCAGATTTAGAAAGACAATATCGTAATAGGATATCACTTTGGAGTAGAATGTGCAACATACAACGACAACAGCATAATAACACCGCCGGAGACGCGGTGAATTTAGATTCTCCATAg
- the LOC130815973 gene encoding protein MAIN-LIKE 1-like, with the protein MAGNQGKGKGFFRGLLSGNRSRPTLLRGDPHERGVTGSARRARQEQAAIHSQAQRSSTLEQVRSRFERQSSLHSHTVGSGDDDTDYDESLSREESLGQDESACHPVDWTIVRGHAVKFKSRGQGSSGTSDQAGVSQAEDAAPRGRRRSQSADTDWLITSAQPGGPVDTTLIPSYGGHVAKAIFEGSERTPLILECRARKKTLDSIIRLQDMSDELYRVLPGTPLGRLPYIMHQHIDSALITAFVERWQPDTNTFHMPWGEMTIMLHDVQRILGIGIDGSLPVQPSDNEWQLGLAGLFGMPLSELRAKGHFTSGSINVGALLQLCHRSQSMDTQRTAYYMAIVGSTLLVDKTRVGMRPHPVVTVTADEADIAWGAVTLAHMYRQLGMATRTGCKTIAGCLTLLQTWIYEYFPAFRPHPRQADMPNKTRAEMWSPPKPIRELSRLIDCRSILDAMTEAQVEWTPYLTYDRSLLNEHPRTSYIGGITCFDIVEVYLPERTVRQLGFAQEIPPAPLRPTQALRPAQGSYSVTFASSCMFTEMWSRFPYCARVVEQAQRRASVPSEAAPDYVDWFRVSSHCFLIPGEGPAAAFGAADNRVEYFAAEFPTRLAPLLRMPAIAQMTPRERDAADMYLEDLRELFSEWQECRGRSP; encoded by the exons atggctggaaatcaaggtaaaggaaaagggttttttagaggtttattaagcggcaatagatctaggcctactttactgagaggtgatccccatgagaggggggttacgggatctgcaaggcgagcaaggcaagaacaagcggccatacatagtcaggcccaacgttcaagtaccctagagcaagtgcgtagtcgctttgagcgccaaagtagcctacatagtcatacggtcggctcaggtgacgatgatactgattacgacgagtctcttagtcgggaagagtctcttggtcaggatgagtctgcatgtcatcctgttgattggacgATCGTAAGAGGCCATGCTGTTAAGTTCAAGAGTAGAGGGCAGGGCTCGAGTGGCACTTCTGATCAGGCAGGAGTAAGCCAGgctgaggatgcggctccacgggggaggaggcgATCACAGTCCGCGGACACGGACTGGTTAATCACATCagcccagcccgggggccctgttgatactactttaatacccagctacggtgggcacgtagcaaaggctatatttgagggatcggagcgcaccCCTCTGATTTTGGAATGTCGTGCTCGGAAGAAAACGTTGGATTCAATCATTAGActtcaggacatgtctgatgaatTGTACAGAGTGTTACCTGGTACTCCCCTTGGTCGGCTGccgtatataatgcaccagcacatcgacagtgctctcattacggcatttgtggaaaggtggcagcctgacaccaacaccttccacatgccgtggggggagatgaccataatgttgcacgacgtgcaacgcatcttgggaattggcattgacggttcacttcccgTGCAACCGTCTGATAATGAATGGCAGCTTGGCCTGGCCGGCCTTTTTGGTATGCCATTGTCGGAGCTGCGTGCGAAGGGGCACTTCACAAGCGGCAGCATTAATGTTGGTGcactgttgcagctatgccaccgttctcagtctaTGGATACTCAACGTAccgcctactacatggctatagtaggttccacgttgctcgtggataagactagagtcgggatgcgTCCTCACCCTGTTGTTACTGTTACCGCTGATGAGGCTGATattgcttggggtgcagtgacgcttgctcacatgtatcgccaactgggtatggcgacaaggactgggtgcaagactattgctggttgcctgacactgttgcagacatggatttacgagtacttcccagccttccgcccccatccGCGTCAAGCTGACATGCCGAACAAGACAAGGGCAGAGATGTGGTCCCCGCCGAAGCCAATCCGCGAGCTGAGCAGACTGATAGACTGTAGGAGCATACTGGATGCCATGACAGAGgcacag GTGGAGTGGACTCCGTACTTGACTTATGATAGGTCtttattgaacgagcacccacgTACCTCGTATATCGGTGGTATCACCTGTTTCGATATCGTGGAGGTCtatttgcctgagaggacagtgAGGCAGCTCGGTTTTGCACAGGAGATTCCCCCGGCTCCGctgagacctacccaagctcTGCGACCAGCACAGGGCTCCTACTCAGTTACATTCGCTTCTTCCTGTATGTTTACggagatgtggagtaggttcccttaCTGTGCCCGCGTAGTGGAGCAGGCACAGCGTCGCGCatcggttccatcagaggctgcccCGGATTACGTggactggtttagagtgtcttccCACTGTTTTCTCATCCCAGGTGAAGGACCTGCTGCTGCGTTTGGTGCTGCTGATAACAGAGTCGAATAT TTTGCTGCTGAATTTCCAACTCGACTTGCACCATTGCTCAGGATGCCAGCTATTGCTCAAATGACGCCTCGGGAAAGAGATGCTGCTGATATGTATTTAGAGGATCTTAGAGAGTTGTTTTCCGAATGGCAAGAGTGTAGAGGGCGCAGCCCCTAA